In Terriglobales bacterium, the genomic stretch CGCCTGCGCCCCGTGTCCCGCTAACTGCTGACTCCAAACTCCTAACTCCCTTTTATCCCCACCACCCCCATCAGCCTCCCCGTCTCCCCGCTGACACGATACGAGAAGAACCGCTCCGGCTCGCAGGCGGTGCACAAGGGCGACACTTCGATGCCCTCGGCGCGCAGCCCGGCGTCGAGCAACTGCCGCCGGTTGGCCTCGGCCA encodes the following:
- a CDS encoding laccase domain-containing protein codes for the protein AEANRRQLLDAGLRAEGIEVSPLCTACEPERFFSYRVSGETGRLMGVVGIKGS